From Dromaius novaehollandiae isolate bDroNov1 chromosome 22, bDroNov1.hap1, whole genome shotgun sequence:
AAACAGAGACAGATCCATACTAATGGCATAGACTCAGCCCAGCATGGGTTCTGTTCAGTAAAACCTTTATCTGATTCCTGACTGGCAAGCTATTTTATGAAAATTCCACTTGGAGTATAAGTTTTACTTTGTGCTTATCTCTAAAATTACCAATAGATAGTAGGACTGCAGCTCATCACAGCAGGTTGGGATTTGTCTCACCTAACTTTCTGGATTGGATTCAGCTCCAAGTTTAAAACCTAAATGAGAGCACAAGGTGGCTCTGCTTCCAGCATCGTCAAGGAAGCTTGAGCACTTGAATCAGTCACACATTCATGGGTGCTTAGTGCCACCTGAGATGACTTTGTATACCTTGGCTGTCCTCTAGTTGTCATTCCGGAAGGGCACAAGTTTTACATAGATCTGGAGTCATATCTACCAACCCTGTAAGATCCCTGGGATACCCTGGGGTGCACAAAATAATAATAGACATCTATGTTGCTGTAGTGAGAACATCTGCGGAAGATCTGTTGAGGAGttaggtgactggcagagtatgtgatagcagccccagagtgtgctctctacacactgaccaaaaaCCCATCAAGATCAgccatgcatattccattttgtcaacaatgtctagctgcttcacagccagtagctacccaaggttagcacagctgagataaggaaatagttctaggagatttaaggggcccttaggatacaacagAGTGAGTCCCACATGGGCATCCGACccatgcatccagcagcctcccatcagtggTCTTCTCTATgcagttcctggggctccctgtgcagtttggagtgcaagtccttcattaaatcttCATTAAATCTATTTAACTCCTCACATGCCTTGCCTGCCTCTCTATGCCAGATCTGACCATCCCTTTCCTGCCTTATGATTACTACTGGAAACTAAATTGGGCTCTAATCAATATAAAAACAGTGTCTAGAGAGCTATTCAGATAATGAATTACAAAGGCAGCATTCAGTTCCTTAAACATAGCCACCTCAAATCATTTCAGTAGAACTTAGGTATCTCACTTGGCCACGGTTGACAGTGACTGTATTGCCCTGCGCTCCATTAACTATAATGGCCCCTTAGATACTGTAACGGTgtgctccttcccttccccccccccccccccgccgcaggtgCTGTCTCCCCCTTAACCTGGCCTCTTGGTGAACAGCACGtaggcaggggctaattgagcatgtGCCAGCTAAGGCATGTCTAGCATCCAAATATGACTATGAGTCAAGCATCTCCCCCTCCCAAAGATAGggagcagcccagagcccatCCAGCGCTCCTGCacggcagcaggctgccctgtgGCAACTCCTCTTGAGCACAGACGCCTCTCAGAGTTACTCTGCGAGGTCAAGAGATTCCTTACCCGTGACAGATCCTGAGTAAGTGATTAACAGCAAGCTGAAATTttgcaaactttgcaaaactttgctAGGTTGTATATTTGTTTGATTGTGCGCATAATCCCTTAGACATAAACCGCTGGCTAAGTCTCCTTGCACACTTTACAcataattcttagaaataaaccattgaccaagtctgggactaggactGGATCCAGCTGCAGCTAGATTCCTCTCTGAAGTAGTTTGGAGAGCAAggggggtcctttctgaacctcatgactcaacaggagggtctccctgacactttcaGTTGACCTTGTCAGTAAAGTAAATAACTGAGAGAACCTTGTCATCAAACCTCATTAAATAATTGCCTTATTTACAATTGCACTTTGTTAAGTCACTGTTTTACCTaaataaaacatagtgctgcttctctcctacGAATGAAGTGTATTTCTCCACTCATCCGCGACAGATACTTAGGGTGGGAAGTTACTCTAAAGGGTAATCCATTATGAGCCACATGGATATGAgcctttctgtttcatttgttcAAGGGAACAGGGAGTGATGCCTAAGACAGGTAAAACTGGATGCTTATAATGTGAAATAACTTGGGATTACTCCTGTATCATACGTACTATAGGAATGTAAATTCATTTGTGGGCTCCCTTTTGGAACTAAATATTCTCTCTCAGGTAAAACTCACTAGGGACTATTCCTCACAGAGAGACAGGAAGGATAAGACTGTTTTAAGTTCGTTTCCCTCCTTGCTTTAGAGAAGTCCAAGAGGTTGTGGTATGAAGCACATGCACTCAGTTTCATACTGTAGAAACCCCATTCTGGAAGGTTACAACAAACTCTCTGCATTATTTCAAATGCGTTGAGCTaagcacataaaaacaaaaataccaaaaaaaagaaaaagaaaaagaaaaagaaaaagaaaaagaaaaagaaaaagaaaaagaaaaagaaaaagaaaactatctTGGGGCTCAGGGGAAAACTGGGCCAGTGTTCACCTGAGTGTAGACACAAAAATTTGCGTTTGGCTGTTTACCCAGCAGACTAGTTCCTGAGTGACTTCTCGGCCTGGTTCCTTCATTGGGGTGTCTCTTCTGGCCACAGAATTTGCTTCTTGAATCTTTTTCTCTTCAATCCTGTTTTCCCCCAGATTCTTGAGGAGTGTCATGTACCCCTCCTACCACACTAGACCTTCAGGCACAGAGAAATTATGGTAAAGTATCCGAGTATATGGCATGCCGCAAATACGGTATTTACTCTTGCAGCACTGCAAGGCTCTCCCACATTGGTGCAAgcagtatcacagaatcacagaataatcaGGGTAGGAAGGGAACTCTGGATATCATCTAGTCTATCTCCCCTGCTCAAGCCAGAGAATGTTgctcaggaccctgtccagacagcttttctatatctgcaaggatggagtctccacaacctccctgggcaacctgttccagtgcttagtcACCCTCACTATAAAGAAGTCTTTTTATGTTTAAGCAGAATTTtgtgtgtttcactttgtgcccattacctctcgtcctgtcaccaggcaccactgaaaagagtctggccccatcctctggaCACATTACTCCAGGGGCTggctcaccagggctgagtagaggggaaggatcacctccctcaacctgctcaAAATGTTCTTCTTAATGCAGCTGAGGATTTTAATGTCCTTGGATACCATTGGCCAccttggccacaagagcacattgctggatCATGGTCAACTTGTGgtcccccaggacctccaggtccttctccacagagctgctctccagctggccaAACACTAGCCTAGAAtgatgcatggagttattcctccctaggtgcaggaccctgcactccCTTTGTtaagcttcatgaggttcctctctgcccatctctccagcctgttgaggtccctcagaatggcagcacagacctctgggatatcagccactcctcccagttttgtatcatctgcaaacttgctgagggtgcattcagtcACATTTACCAAGTCATTAACAAAAATACTAAatagtattggccccagtatggACTAGTGAGTGGCCTCCACCCTGACTTTGTGCCACACTTCAGCCACTTTTTGTTCCATCTTGCTGTCTGCTCATtcagcccatacttcatcagcttgcctatgaggatattatgagagacagtgtcaaaagccttcctgaagtcaaggcagacaacatccactgctctcccctcatctacccagccagtcatcttATCATAAAAGGCtgtcaggctggttaagcatgatttcctcttcaTAAATTCATGCTGACAACTCCTGATTGCATTCCTGTCCTGTACATTTTTGGAAATGCTATTCAGGATTAGCTGCTCTATCATCTTCCCAATGATCAAGGTGAGGCCATTTAACCTGTAGTTCctcagatcctccttcttgccttttttaaagATAGAGCTGGCATGTGCTTTATTCcagtcctcaagcacctctcccGATCTCTCTGACATTTGAAAGATAGTAGAGAGTACCTTTGCAATGACATCCGCCAGTttcctcagcactcatgggtacatcccatcagggcccatggattgGTGTATGTCCCATTTAAGTTCTGttctccagcagatatcagggtagttaaagtcccccacgagaaccagggcctgtgatcatgtggctacttccagctgtctgtgaAAGGCCTCATCTGCTTCCTCTTGCTGATCAGATGGCCTGTAGCGAGCGCCAACAACAATGCCACTCATGCTaatctgccctttaatccttaccctaATGCTCTCAACCTGctcatcatccacccctaggcagagctcaatacattccagttgctctcttaCATGAAGGGTGACTCCCTGACCttaccttcctggcctgtccttcctaacgAGCGTGTAGCCATGCgagcctcatgatcacaggctctggttctcatgggggacttcaaccaccctgatatcggCTGGagaaacaacacagcaaggcacaagcaatccagaagGTTCttggagagcactgatgataacttcctgacacagatgATAGAGGaaccaatgaggagaggtgctctgctggaccttgtactaacaaaaaaggaagggctggttggagatgtgaaggttgggggcagccttggctgcagtgatcaTGGGATAGATGGTAGAGTTCAGGATTCTGTGAGGAGacagcagggcaataagtaggatcacaaccctggacttcaggagaggagactttggcctctgcaggcacctgcttggaagaatcccatgggttagggccctagaaggaagaggagtCCAATAGAGCTGGTTAacattcaaggatcacttcctccaagctcaagaacggtgcatcccaatgagcaagaagtcaagaaaagggggcaggagacctgcatagatgaacaaggagctcctggcaacaaTCAAACCGAAGAAGGACGTGTACAGAAGgcggaagcagggacaggtaacctgggagcattataggaacattgtcagagcatgcagggatggggctagaaaggccaaggcccatttggagttgaatctggcaagggatgccAAGGACACCAAGAAGGGCTTTTTTGGACGCGTCAGAAACAAAATGAAGGCTAGGAAAAATGGGGGCccgctactgaatggggcaggggccctggtgacacaggatacagagaaggcagagttcctgaatgccttctttgcttcagtccttactgctaagaccagccctcaggaatcgcAGGCCTATTTACCTAATCTATTTCTGGCTACCAGGAAAAGACCAGACATTCTGTTTTCAGGGTTGAGGTAGTTTTTAACCTCAATGATAAATACTATTGCCAGGTTAGGGACTGGAgaagaaataatttgtttctttgaTTGGTCCCtgtggaagaagaaatgaaatgcataGACTAAGTcttgaggaaagggaagaaataataaaCAGATGTCATAGCactcagaaaagagaaatatctTTTGTCACCTTCTCTCTAAACTTCAAAGAATCCATTCTATGTTGATACAAGGATCCAAATTTGTAAGTGAAATTTCCTGATCTATTTACTAatttatttaagtatttattttttaagtatttactAATCTAGTGTCATTTGTCATAAAGATGAATAGCACTTTTTTGAAGTCTGCTGAATAGTATATTGGGAAATGAAGCTGGTAAAAAAACATTCTGAGAAAAAAGATGGGTTTGGAGCTAAATCTTTTCATTGAGAAGACACAAAGTAAGTTTTATTTCTCAAGGAAAATCTAGGAGTTtccatggaaacagaaaaaaaaatcacaacagtaTCTTTCAATTTTGATATAAAAAATGAAGATACTTTGTTaggcttcccttcccttcccttcccttcccttcccttccctttcgtTCAAAAGAAATCTAATGAATCATTCAGATAACCTTCAGGAAAAGGATATATGATCACAAAAGGCACTATGAAAACTTCTATAGCTATGCACTCAAGATCTAAATGCATTCTTAATGTTAATTTGGTAGATGGCAAGATTAGGGAATTCTGAAACCTTTTCCAAAAATTATTTGTGGTATTACTGGCATGATTTGtttgtattaataaaaaatgcatgcatCAGAGCCTTTACAAATTAGACATCTATTTTTGGGAAAGCCAACCTCGTCTCTCTTCTAATTAATAGAGAGAAACATGAACATTCTCAGGGTTGTTCATCTCATATCCAGGTACATAACATGTCAGCTGAATTTCCCTTTGCTGGtgtctctttttctccattgATTATAGAGTATCTTTTTCAGACTTAGACATGAGCAATGTGATTCAGCTGTCAGATTAAGGGTCCTGAATTGTTGTGTCTACATGTAGGTGTGCTCATGAGAGATGGGAGTTAGATTTAGTTGCCTAAGCGTAGGTGTCTAGTACTACTCAAGTTATTCTTGATGACACCCTCCAACTATTGTTTCAGAAGGGCATATGCCAACCCAAGGTGCTTATGTTGGATAGCCTGGGATACCTCAAACAGCAGTCAATGATTAGACAACTGAATCAATCCTTAAGTGTCTCAACTTCCATAGTCAACAGCCTCCAGCTACTGGTTCAGAAGGGCAGACGTTCCCCCATAGGTTCTGCGTTGTCTACCAGCAGCTCACTGGTATTTCCAGTACCTCATGTTAGCTCAACTGGTAGTAAACAACTGTTTATGGGCAAGTAAGTCAACCCCTTATGACATGATTCAGTTGATTGAAACAAGAGTTTTAGACACTCTTGGCTGCCCCATCTGGCTTCCAGCTGCTGTTCCAGAAGTGCATGGGGATACTATAAACCTTGTGTAATATCTGCCATCCCCATCTTGATGTCTCACATATCCTGGAATTTTTTAGGTGGCACTACAGTCCATGTCTACCAAACTGAATCTTGCCCTTGTCACAGGAAAGAGAATTCGAACTCTCAGTAGTTATTCAGGCTTGCACCCTATTTATACAAGAACTGAAATATATTATACAAAATGGGAATGAGCTGGTAAAGTTTCTCAAAAATTATCTGAAATGGTGAGACAATGAAGGgaattttcaaattatattttggaTTAAGACTGCAGTTTCTGGACACTTGGACTGCAGTGCAAAAGAAGTTGTATTTatgcttattattttaaatatgattatGATTACAGCTTTAATTCTGACCTTTATTAAGAAGGAACCTCTGTCCAAGATTCCTCTTTACTAAGTAATAATGTATTGATGAGGATTATGCAAATGCTGGTATTGGTAATGATAATACTTGGcgattttcagaaatgcttatgGAGGCCAACATACTGGCAATTCTGTTCAAAAATCCCCAGATAAGTTCATAGCACAATTTAGAAAACTTCTAGAGAGAATAGTAGAtaattttctagaggaaaagtaCAAGTTAGGCATTATGCCATTCAGAGAATTCAGAATCCTCTTCAATTAGTTATTTTGTTCTAAATAGCATGCATCTTTGAATACCGTAATCATTAACGAAACTAGTGTTAATAGCAGTATCAACACTAATATTAATTTGACTGTAGCCTGAAAAGGAATGTAAAGCAACTATAAAACCagacaaagagagagaaggagagagagggagagagagagaggtactCTAGTATACTGTATTCACTAATAGTAAGTTGTTGATGTTTTTGTTGTTACAGAGATACATGGGAGACATGGAAGTGAGCAATAGCAGCAGAGTCAAAGCATTTATTCTCCTTGGATTTCCCACTGATCCTCActtgcagattttcttctttgtattgtTTCTCATTGCTTATATCTTAGTTATAACAGAAAATATTATCATCATCCTGACTGTCTGGACAAACTGTAACCTCCACATTCCCATGTACTTCTTTCTGAGTAatttgtccttcctggagatctgGTATGTAACAGTCACACTCCCCAGGACAATGCTCAGCTTTGTGTCACAGAGAAAGAACATCTCTTTTACGGGATGCATGACACAGTTGTACTTCTTTCTCAGCTTGGGCAACACTGAGTGCCTTCTCCTGGCAATCATGGCGTACGACCGTTATGTTGCTGTTTGTAAGCCTTTCCATTACTCCATTATTGTAAGACACACTGTCTGCGTCTACCTCACCGCAGGATCTTGGTTGACTGGTTTTTTCATTTCTGCGTGCAAGGTATATTTTATCTCTCAGCTGACATACTGTGGACCCAATACAATCAATCATTTCTTCTGTGATGTTTCTCCTCTCTTGAACTTAGCCTGCACAGACACGGAAAGAGCTGCCCTTATGGATTTCGTGGCTGCCTTATTTATTCTCCTGATCCCTCTGTTTGTAGTAATCCTATCCTATGCATATATTATCTTCACTGTCCTTCACATTTCCTCTGTACAAGGCTACCaaaaagccttctccacctgtgccaCTCACCTTATAGTGGTCATTGTCTTCTATGCCACAAGCATTTTTATCTATGTGAGGCCCAAAGCACTTCTAGATCACACCACAAACACAATTGTGGCTGCTTTCTATACTGTTGTTGTTCCTCTCTTCAATCCTATCATTTACTGTCTGAGGAACCAGGAAATCAAGGATGCTCTCAGAAAGACTTTGTTCAGcaaaaggttttctttgcagaaacatCAGCATTTGTAGTGAGATTGGATAGACAAGAAAATAGTAACACCATAACTGGATTTTACGATTAAATCGCTTTATGAAAAACTCTTGTTTGTGTTACAAACTGAAGCAAGATGCTCCAAgttctttttcttgaaatttgGGAATTACTGGGCACTGATCAGTATGAGTAAAACACAGTCTTATTCATGACTTTCTGTGAATATgaggcccccccacacacacacactgacttGCTTTAAGGAGAAGTAATAACAGTAAAAGACAAAGTTAAATGTCATGTTAATGGTAAGAGAAGGAGTTGTACACACTGTCTGCTTTAGGAGTCAGATTTACTTGCCTTACTTGTTAGATCTCCTATGTAGTCAATAGATTAAAGgttatacaaaaatacaaagttaGGCAGTGGTTAAATATTAATTTAGTGATAGAAATGTCTCTCTAGAGGAACTTGTATTCTTTCATTGACTACATAGGGAATCCATTTCCACTTTGTCTAGCCTAGGGTGACAGCTATTCTAACTTTAGTGTTAGAGTTCTCTACATAAAAGCAGATGACATGAGTCCATATGGCTATAAATCATATGAGTATGGAAAAGAAATGATCTTCCTCTCTAGCACAGACTGGAGCAACtacaactgaaatacaggaaatttcttttaaacataaGAGAACACTCAACACTGGAACATGTtacccagagagactgtggagtctacatccttggagatattcaaaatctggaCATGGCCCCTAGCTGCACTAGATGATCTCTTGAGATACCCTCCAATCTCaatgattctatgattctgtatCCTCAGATATACTTCTCTCTTTTTCAACCAAAGCttctcttaaaattattttaattaaaaaaaaatatttttatgcctcTTATCTACTGTAAACAATAATTCTGTTCTCCTAGTCAGATGGCCGGGAGTGACTGGCTTCTGCACTGTTCATGACTGGTCATTTCTTGAATGATCTGGCTCTGCTTGTATTACATTGCAGGTGCTGCTGACTCAGGACCAACTGAAAAGGCTTTTGACTACTCACCAATAAACCTCTCAAGTACACTTGACCAGTGCTGCTGCGCTCGTCTGCTCCATGCTTGTCAAGTGACCATGTTAATGTTCACTGTGTACATGTTAGTGTTCACTTGCccctctttgctttttaaatgtcaAGTGGCACCTTCAAGTTGTGCTCCAGCTACACAGGATGAAGCTGCTCTCTTTTATCTGTGCAGGTGGTCAGGGAGTTTTGCAATAATAATCCtcactctctccctttcctcccaggTCTAGGGTTGACCGAGGGATATGGCTATCCTTCTAAACTCATTTCACCCTTCTTGAACCAGAGGCAGTCTAACTGTTAAGGAAGCTCAGTCTGTCCTCTCTTCCCACTGGGAGTTCCCTCACCAACACTAGAGAAAGCACCACAGATCACTCTGACAGTGTAAGCAAATTAAACACATGATATGATCAGAGGTTTATTGTCCTGTGCCAAGCTGCATTGATCAAGTGCAGCACTGCTCAACAGGGACCCCAGAACAGCCCTTATGTCATTTGCTACACctcataatttcattttctcccttttcctccttcaaatAAGTGGTTAACCCCCATTCTACTATTGGCTTTGGTTTTGCTTATTTCACCTTATATGGTAATTTCATTCTTAGCAAATGACTCCTGGTAATCCAGCAGCCCTCTCTCAGTATCTTTTAACATATTTCACCCTAAGGAGATTCACAATACTCCACTTTCACTATTTGCAGTCTCTGGTAGTTTCTCCCATTATTGTTTTATTAGTTTATCCCTAGGTTGGGGTTGACTGTTCACTTTTTCCCTTCCATTGTCTGTCAGGAACTGTTACCCCATTCATTTTAAACTCAGGCCATGGCAAGTAATATACTGTATATCTTAGCAGTAATAATGTCTTAGGATAAATGAGTATGACTTCTTCAAGAAGAACATGTCCAAGTGTTCTTATACTTGGACTTGGACTTGTTCTTACACAGACTTACTTCAAGGGTAAGTTACCTTTTGTAGTTACCCTTACACACATgcctgcatacacacacacacacacacacgcacacacgcacacacgcacacacacgcacacacacacacagatgtcaTGACGTCAGGGAGACCAGGAGTCCCCTGCTGTGGTTAGCTGGGTTTGGATTTGCTGATTTTAGCTGCTCACTGTGTATTGGTTTTCTTTGCCGCTCTGCACTTAAACTTGTTTCTTTGTAGCCCAATACATACTGTTTTCTTTGTCAGCGGGTGCTTAATGGCTTCTTTGCTGCCCAGTGCTGACTCGTTTCTTTGCCACACAATGCTTACTGGTTTCTATGTCACACAGTGCATACCTCTTGGGAGTCCTTGACCTTTGCTTTCTGTAGACTCTAGGCTGCTGGAGAGTTTCCCATTCCAATACTGTTTTATCTGGTGTCCATGCCccttttttcactttcagatgTCCCTGAAAATTAGTCTCCAGACATCCCTGGGCATTGTTAAGTCCATTGATCTCAGTCTTGAATGCTTCAGGAGATTTCAAATGGATTATAAGCAGGAGCATTGTGCATTGGCTCCTTAACACTCTCCCTGACTAGCTGCTAGGAGGGACATCTGCTGTGCAATAGCATGCACATGCTGCCAGGCCTCTTTCAGTCGTTTGGGCAGTGGTGGCTAGTTCATTCCATTTATAATTGGTTGGGGCTGGTTGCTAGCTCTCAGTTTATTTGGCTATCTCAGGTCATTCGATCCTGAACCATATATATTACTATAGTATTACAACAAGATGGTGGTGAAGAGCCATTTAGAAACTAATGTTGAAAGTATGTGTGCTACAAAATGAGAACCATGTTATGGTAGTGTGGAGGAACCAAAGGCTCTGTGATAGTGTTGAAGGATTAGGATAACTAATGGAAATGGGAACTATTAGAGGTCCTATCCATGCTGCTATTTGGAGCTCTACTTGGATTAATATCACGACTGAAATTCTCAGGAGTTTTAGCTGGGAAAAAGACTAAAGTATTTCATTCTACATTGGTTCCCATGCAGTGTGGATTAGGGGAACAATACTCCACAGGAAAACAAGTGACAATCCAAAATGACAAATGTTATGGAGgtctcttttctgttttggctTGGCAcattcttcacagaaaaaaaaaatctcttgagtttttgaaacacaggaaagctgaacattattttaattaataacaatcaattttttttcaggaaaagcaagcaaaggtttttttttctatgaagagcaacaaagtatttttctttaaaaatacattttaaaaaaatgaacttttttcagTATCTTGGGAGGAAGCTACAggaatttcttatttttcagcaagacatatttggggttttttgatacAATACCAAGAAATGGCTTTGCTATCTGTCATAATCATCAAatgtacttttttattattattactagaTGGAAAACCTCTAAGAGGCTTATCATGGAAATAATTGCTAAGCCATATATAGTGCAAGTAAATCAAAACATGTAAACATCCAAGTTTCTCATatcatttgaaaaaatattaaatttggtGTGATACAAGGACATATTTTATTCCATCATATATTTAAAAGTTCTGCTGCATGTGGGGGGACTCTAGGTTTCAGGTTTGAAACAGATTTTCTAGACCTTTTCCTTATACTAAACACTCCAGAAGAACAACAGGACTTTCAAGCTTTAATGTTAGACTTTGTTAAAAGATATATATAAGGTCTATGAGCTTTTCTTAATATGAGAAGTCTCAAAATCATCTGGGTTAGACAGAATAGAACTACAGTGTATTTATAAGCAGGTATATCACTGCAGGAGACTCTCTCTGCAGGACGATCCTTTCTCTGATGTTGGTTTCAACCAGCCCTGTCTTGCCCCATATGCCCCCTTTTATCCCTAACATCAGAGGCTAGACTGTATGTTTACTCCCtgctcttctctgcatttttgcAGTCTTTGTTGTCCTGCAGGCTCCACCCCCATTTGCTCCTTTTACATGtccagcttcttttcttttcttctggatgGGTCAGCCAGCAGCATGGAAACTTCTCTCCTTTGAGCATACTCAACTGATTTCCATGTCAAGAGTAATATTTCCCCACATACCCACCTTCAGAGAGCTTTTCCTGACCAAGAcactcttttcttaaaaaacacacaatgtaagtaacaaaaaataaacaaagaaaataaatgtcattcATTACATCAGAATACCAAAGACAGAATATAATCGGCCACATATAAACCCATGCAGATGAATGATGGTGCTGAGAGGAAGATATTTCATCAGTGTCCCCCGCTTTTGATATTTGATCTGAACATCTGCACTTTCTCTATAGTAAATAAAGCAGCTCAGGCACTTCCTTTGAGAGGCAGAATAAAACGCTGTCCACAGGTGCCTATTTTATCCACTACAGTGGAGACCTACTGGATGTAGACAACTGAGAGCTAGGATGTAATTTATCTCACTGTATGGCATTGGTGTCAGAAGTGGTATCTCTCTCGGACACATTCTATTGGCAAGTACAAAGTGCTTTGCATGCTGATCAGAGCAGTTGTTTAACTGTGAgtgtagagtgtgtgtgtgtgtgtgtgtgtgtgtgtgtgtgtgtgatggccACGAATGAAAAACTAAATAGCAAATGGCAACAACTGGGAGATAAATTTGAGAAGGAGGGATGGCAAAACACTGAGTGGGATTTGTCCTGAGTTGAGAACCACTGCACAAATGTTGAAGGAGTTTGGCATGAGTTTAATTGACGGAGAGCCTCTTGTAagttaagaaagggaaaaagaaaaggtgttatGTGCTGGTGACTAGGCACTTGTCTCAGAGCAGCCACAGATAATATGGATAAT
This genomic window contains:
- the LOC135330576 gene encoding olfactory receptor 226-like, which encodes MEVSNSSRVKAFILLGFPTDPHLQIFFFVLFLIAYILVITENIIIILTVWTNCNLHIPMYFFLSNLSFLEIWYVTVTLPRTMLSFVSQRKNISFTGCMTQLYFFLSLGNTECLLLAIMAYDRYVAVCKPFHYSIIVRHTVCVYLTAGSWLTGFFISACKVYFISQLTYCGPNTINHFFCDVSPLLNLACTDTERAALMDFVAALFILLIPLFVVILSYAYIIFTVLHISSVQGYQKAFSTCATHLIVVIVFYATSIFIYVRPKALLDHTTNTIVAAFYTVVVPLFNPIIYCLRNQEIKDALRKTLFSKRFSLQKHQHL